Proteins co-encoded in one Microbacterium hydrocarbonoxydans genomic window:
- the mfd gene encoding transcription-repair coupling factor — MTVPGILRALEEASLFRDALSWAQTDADLGLVDGLDAPALAGLLEKRRAAGHPAALLTVVPTGRRAESLAQALAAYIPDAEVVTFPAWETLPHERLSPSPDTVGQRLQTLRRVAEWSGDHPLVVVASVRAALQPIAGNLGEIAPLELRAGTRGNELDRVVEQLVERAYSRVDMVSRRGEFAVRGGILDVFPAISEHPFRVEFFGDEVDQIRAFSVADQRSLPGDVDGVDLPPSRELLLTPDVRDRARALIGGFPAIAGMLEKMAEGIPVEGMESLLPAVSGPLKSLAEYLPEGSATAVVDPERSSARAITLGETNREFLDAAWSAATSGASAPIDLGAGDFLTIARLREVVRDRGGVWWRLSPFAMGGEDAETIDAQVIPSFHGNVDGAISFVDAKVAEGWRVVVIAAGAGLVDRARDVLSDRGIAARIVSELTEAPDTGVATLVTGSVEAGFQSAEAKLAVLTDNEFYGRTIGGDQRVVKKLASRRKNVVDPLQLKPGDFVVHNTHGIGRFVEMTQREVSTGGRNATKSTRDYLVLEYAPSKRGYPGDKLFVPTDQLDLLSKYVGGEGPTLSKMGGSDWSQAKGKARKAVRDIAVELVKLYSARMSAKGHAFGPDTPWQRELEEAFPFAETQDQLQTIDEIKADMERPIPMDRLLSGDVGFGKTEVAVRAAFKAIQDGKQVAMLVPTTLLVKQHLETFTERFAGFPVKVRPLSRFQSDKEARLTLDGLLDGTVDMVIGTHRILTDQVMFKDLGLMIIDEEQRFGVEHKDTLKKMKTNVDILAMSATPIPRTLEMAVTGIREMSTLATPPEDRHPILSFVGPRSDKQITAAIRREILREGQVFFVHNRVQSIQRVAAQLAELVPEARIAVAHGQMGEHALEQVVDDFWERKFDVLVSTTIIETGLDISNANTIIIDRADKYGLSQLHQLRGRVGRGRERAYAYFLYDEMKPLSETAADRLQTIAVNNDLGSGMQVALKDLELRGAGNLLGGEQAGHIAGVGFDLYLRMIGEAVATFRGEDVDSGQELRLELPLEARIPEYYIDSERLRLEAYQKLSAASTATAKDDAIDLVIEELTDRYGTPPEDVEGLVAVARLRRRAARVGLSDVVVMGSNLRIAPARLEDSIKVRLQRLYPKAKLVAGGEALVVPMPTVPAAVGVGVEPLPDAELLKWVEQLFTAIFPEPVKTE, encoded by the coding sequence GTGACTGTTCCGGGGATTCTGCGCGCCTTGGAAGAGGCGTCTCTTTTTCGTGACGCCCTCAGCTGGGCGCAGACCGATGCCGACCTCGGCCTCGTCGACGGCCTCGACGCCCCGGCGCTCGCCGGGCTGCTCGAGAAGCGGCGTGCCGCAGGGCATCCCGCCGCTCTGCTCACCGTCGTGCCGACCGGCAGACGAGCCGAGAGTCTCGCGCAGGCGCTCGCCGCGTACATCCCCGATGCCGAGGTCGTCACCTTCCCGGCCTGGGAGACCCTGCCGCACGAGCGCCTCAGCCCGAGTCCCGACACGGTCGGCCAACGTCTGCAGACGCTCCGACGGGTAGCCGAATGGTCGGGCGACCACCCGCTCGTCGTCGTGGCCTCGGTGCGTGCTGCCCTGCAGCCGATCGCCGGCAACCTCGGCGAGATCGCGCCGCTCGAACTGCGCGCGGGCACCCGCGGCAATGAACTCGACCGCGTCGTCGAGCAGCTCGTCGAGCGCGCGTACTCGCGAGTCGACATGGTGTCGCGACGAGGAGAGTTCGCGGTGCGCGGCGGCATCCTCGACGTCTTCCCCGCCATCTCGGAGCACCCCTTCCGCGTCGAGTTCTTCGGTGACGAGGTCGATCAGATCCGCGCCTTCTCGGTGGCCGACCAGCGGTCGCTCCCCGGCGACGTCGACGGGGTCGACCTCCCGCCGAGCCGCGAGCTGCTGCTGACCCCCGACGTGCGCGACCGCGCCCGAGCGCTGATCGGCGGATTCCCCGCGATCGCGGGCATGCTCGAGAAGATGGCCGAGGGCATTCCGGTCGAGGGCATGGAGTCGCTTCTTCCGGCCGTGTCCGGCCCCCTCAAGTCGCTGGCCGAGTATCTGCCCGAGGGCAGCGCGACGGCGGTCGTCGATCCGGAGCGATCGAGCGCACGCGCCATCACGCTGGGCGAGACCAACCGCGAGTTCCTCGATGCGGCGTGGAGCGCGGCCACCTCCGGTGCTTCGGCTCCCATCGACCTCGGCGCCGGAGACTTCCTCACCATCGCCCGACTCCGCGAGGTCGTGCGCGACCGTGGCGGAGTGTGGTGGCGACTGAGCCCGTTCGCGATGGGCGGCGAAGACGCCGAGACGATCGACGCCCAGGTCATCCCGTCGTTCCACGGCAACGTCGACGGCGCGATCTCGTTCGTCGACGCCAAGGTCGCCGAGGGATGGCGGGTGGTCGTGATCGCCGCCGGTGCGGGGCTCGTCGATCGTGCTCGAGACGTGCTCTCGGATCGTGGCATCGCCGCTCGCATCGTGTCCGAGCTGACCGAGGCGCCCGACACCGGCGTCGCGACCCTCGTCACCGGATCCGTCGAGGCCGGATTCCAGAGCGCCGAGGCCAAGCTCGCGGTGCTCACCGACAATGAGTTCTACGGCCGCACCATCGGCGGCGACCAGCGCGTGGTCAAGAAGCTCGCGTCGCGCCGCAAGAATGTGGTCGATCCACTGCAGCTCAAGCCCGGAGACTTCGTCGTGCACAACACGCACGGCATCGGCCGCTTCGTCGAGATGACCCAGCGCGAGGTCTCCACCGGCGGTCGCAACGCGACCAAGTCCACGCGCGACTACCTGGTGCTCGAGTACGCGCCGTCGAAGCGCGGCTACCCCGGCGACAAGCTGTTCGTGCCGACCGACCAGCTCGACCTGCTCTCGAAGTACGTCGGCGGAGAGGGCCCGACCCTCTCGAAGATGGGCGGCAGCGACTGGTCGCAGGCGAAGGGCAAGGCGCGCAAGGCCGTGCGCGACATCGCCGTCGAGCTCGTCAAGCTCTACTCCGCGCGCATGAGTGCGAAGGGACACGCGTTCGGCCCCGACACGCCCTGGCAGCGCGAGCTCGAAGAGGCGTTCCCGTTCGCCGAGACGCAGGATCAGCTGCAGACCATCGATGAGATCAAGGCCGACATGGAGCGGCCGATCCCGATGGACCGCCTGCTCTCGGGCGATGTCGGCTTCGGCAAGACCGAGGTGGCCGTGCGCGCGGCGTTCAAGGCGATCCAGGACGGCAAGCAGGTGGCGATGCTCGTGCCCACGACCCTGCTCGTCAAGCAGCACCTCGAGACGTTCACCGAGCGGTTCGCCGGATTCCCGGTGAAGGTGCGCCCGCTGTCGCGCTTCCAATCCGACAAAGAGGCGCGTCTGACGCTCGACGGACTGCTCGACGGCACGGTCGACATGGTGATCGGCACGCATCGGATCCTCACCGACCAGGTCATGTTCAAGGATCTCGGCCTGATGATCATCGACGAGGAGCAGCGCTTCGGCGTCGAGCACAAGGACACGCTCAAGAAGATGAAGACGAACGTCGACATCCTCGCCATGAGTGCCACGCCCATCCCTCGCACGCTCGAGATGGCGGTCACCGGCATCCGCGAGATGTCGACTCTCGCCACACCGCCCGAGGATCGGCATCCGATCCTCTCGTTCGTCGGCCCGCGCAGCGACAAGCAGATCACCGCCGCCATCCGTCGTGAGATCCTCCGCGAGGGGCAGGTGTTCTTCGTGCACAATCGCGTGCAGTCGATTCAGCGCGTCGCCGCCCAGCTCGCGGAGCTCGTGCCCGAGGCCCGCATAGCCGTCGCCCACGGCCAGATGGGGGAGCACGCTCTCGAGCAGGTCGTCGACGATTTCTGGGAGCGCAAGTTCGACGTGCTCGTCTCGACGACGATCATCGAGACCGGCCTCGACATCTCGAACGCGAACACGATCATCATCGACCGGGCAGACAAGTACGGGCTCAGCCAGCTGCATCAGCTGCGCGGGCGCGTCGGTCGCGGTCGGGAGCGCGCTTACGCCTACTTCCTGTACGACGAGATGAAGCCGCTGAGCGAGACGGCGGCCGACCGGCTGCAGACCATCGCGGTGAACAACGATCTCGGCTCCGGCATGCAGGTCGCGCTGAAAGACCTCGAGCTGCGTGGCGCCGGCAACCTGCTCGGCGGCGAGCAGGCGGGCCACATCGCGGGCGTCGGGTTCGACCTCTACCTGCGGATGATCGGCGAAGCGGTCGCGACGTTCCGTGGCGAAGACGTCGACTCCGGGCAGGAGCTGCGTCTGGAGCTGCCGTTGGAGGCGCGGATCCCCGAGTACTACATCGACAGCGAACGGCTTCGACTCGAGGCCTATCAGAAGCTCTCGGCGGCCTCGACCGCGACCGCGAAGGACGACGCGATCGATCTGGTCATCGAGGAGCTCACCGACCGTTACGGCACGCCGCCCGAAGATGTCGAGGGCCTCGTCGCGGTGGCGCGCCTGCGCCGTCGCGCTGCTCGGGTCGGCCTCTCCGACGTCGTCGTGATGGGGTCGAACCTGCGTATCGCGCCCGCGCGACTGGAGGACTCGATCAAGGTGCGCCTGCAGCGTCTCTATCCCAAGGCGAAGCTCGTCGCGGGCGGCGAGGCGCTCGTGGTGCCGATGCCGACGGTTCCGGCGGCGGTCGGAGTGGGTGTCGAGCCGTTGCCCGACGCCGAGCTGCTGAAGTGGGTCGAGCAGCTCTTCACCGCGATCTTCCCCGAACCCGTCAAGACCGAGTGA
- a CDS encoding SDR family oxidoreductase, translating to MHSTDLPLLGRTALVTGVSRRRGIGFATATALASLGANIFFHHFRPHDLDHPWGGDDIDAVSAGIREALAPGAVMGDAQADLRDPASIEPLLDAASWLSGRLDIVICNQAMSGADGTIFDMTADRLDAHWQANARASLLLTAGLARRRRQELGGDVTPTARPGDSIPSLGPFEKPTGHVVWMTSGQNHGAMRGEISYATSKAALAGITRSTAAELLDVGLVLNTVNPGPVNTGYLDADTTDRDLSGVDEWIAGTPFGRVGRPSDPARLISWLCTDAGSWVVGQVLTTDGGFSL from the coding sequence ATGCACTCCACCGACCTTCCCCTGCTCGGCCGCACCGCACTGGTGACCGGCGTCTCTCGCCGCCGTGGCATCGGATTCGCGACCGCGACGGCCCTCGCCTCCCTCGGCGCCAACATCTTCTTCCACCACTTCCGCCCTCACGATCTCGATCACCCCTGGGGCGGCGACGACATCGACGCAGTCAGCGCGGGCATCCGCGAGGCGCTCGCGCCGGGCGCCGTGATGGGCGATGCGCAGGCGGACCTGCGCGACCCCGCGAGCATCGAGCCGCTGCTCGACGCGGCATCGTGGCTGTCGGGACGGCTCGACATCGTCATCTGCAATCAGGCGATGAGCGGAGCGGACGGCACGATCTTCGACATGACGGCCGACCGCCTCGACGCGCACTGGCAGGCCAACGCGCGTGCGTCGCTGCTGCTGACGGCCGGGCTGGCTCGACGCCGTCGCCAGGAGCTCGGCGGTGACGTGACGCCGACCGCCCGACCGGGAGACAGCATCCCCTCACTCGGACCGTTCGAGAAGCCCACCGGCCATGTCGTCTGGATGACCTCGGGTCAGAACCATGGCGCCATGCGCGGGGAGATCTCCTATGCGACGAGCAAGGCGGCGCTCGCCGGAATCACACGCTCGACGGCCGCCGAGCTGCTCGACGTCGGCCTCGTGCTGAACACCGTGAACCCCGGCCCGGTGAACACGGGCTACCTCGACGCGGACACGACGGATCGCGACCTGTCTGGCGTCGACGAGTGGATCGCGGGAACGCCGTTCGGCAGGGTCGGTCGCCCGAGCGACCCTGCGCGCCTGATCAGCTGGCTCTGCACCGACGCCGGGTCGTGGGTCGTCGGCCAGGTGCTGACCACCGACGGCGGATTCTCGCTCTGA
- a CDS encoding gamma carbonic anhydrase family protein, with product MLYEHLGARPRIHDTAVVAPTAVVSGDVEIGPHCQVLHGAVITAEGGPIRLGAHVIVMENALIRATAANAVHVGSHTLVGTLASIAGATVGEEVFLASGARVFNGALIGDRCEVRVNAIVHRRAVLHGGTVVPIGWVAVGDPVQLLSPDRDAEIAAAQPELDFPGHVFGVDRDTPDLMVQLTERYGMSLARHADDVRIDGGGRSAGRG from the coding sequence ATGTTGTACGAGCACCTCGGGGCTCGGCCCCGGATCCATGACACCGCCGTCGTCGCTCCCACCGCCGTCGTCTCCGGCGACGTGGAGATCGGCCCGCACTGCCAGGTGCTGCACGGCGCCGTGATCACGGCCGAGGGCGGCCCCATCAGGCTCGGCGCGCACGTCATCGTGATGGAGAACGCCCTGATCCGTGCCACAGCCGCGAACGCCGTGCACGTCGGATCCCACACGCTGGTGGGCACACTCGCGAGCATCGCCGGAGCGACGGTGGGCGAAGAGGTCTTCCTCGCGTCCGGCGCGCGCGTCTTCAACGGCGCTCTGATCGGGGATCGCTGCGAGGTGCGCGTGAACGCCATCGTGCACCGACGCGCAGTGCTGCACGGCGGCACGGTTGTGCCGATCGGGTGGGTCGCGGTGGGTGATCCGGTGCAGCTGCTGTCTCCTGATCGTGATGCCGAGATCGCCGCCGCGCAGCCCGAGCTCGACTTCCCCGGTCACGTGTTCGGCGTCGACCGCGACACCCCTGATCTGATGGTGCAGCTCACCGAGAGGTACGGCATGTCGCTCGCGAGACACGCGGACGACGTGCGGATCGACGGCGGCGGCAGGTCGGCAGGACGCGGGTGA
- a CDS encoding aminotransferase, with the protein MSTGAGLVRPAISTADAALIARQCYGIEAVATELGSNQDRNFSLTESDGSRSVLRVDNPVFDDDARDAQHLALEAYRAAGVRVPAVLPGLDGSLTQRWRGFAVRRSEFADGEPLVDVGYLAPVVLTEFGTLAAASVNALASLDHRGLDREQMWDMRVAHAQVRALAPLIAEPVLRRQVLEAADDAHAAVSQVADDLPVQPIHGDLTDDNVMGARGADSRLHPRVVLDLGDLGLGWRVAELAVCASSMLHHEPDRPLRVLDTVVAFHADAPLERHEALAVWPLIVLRASLLVASGWRQLEIDGDNDYARERIAGEQAIFDAATALPLVEATEHVLTRLGFEAQGFVAQPVEGEVIGFLPDVSGPLAVVDAGIESEVLDAGRWAVPDAEEVLTARAFADGARVAVMPYGVFRLTRTAVDSADAAATWPIETELHIAPGPSSRLLAPVAGELSVDGDRVRIATVDGWVVEVRAADLEPGRPATVAAGENIGKLAASFDRRTLVLAVRRADAPDPLPPADGARLVSPERVPAWSRLTADPAALLGLASQARRDESADELTRRERVFAEAQERYYEHPPQIERGWRHHLIDTTGRSYIDMVNNVAGLGHGHPAIAAAADRQLRTLATNSRFLFRDLAEYSERLIALMPEGSALDTVLLVNSGSEAVDLALRLAQAATGRRTVVALREAYHGWTMASDAVTTSAYDNPHALDSRPDWVHVADVPNPFRGTHRGAGTAERYLADLADDLDGLAEEGRGVAAFLCESVLGNAGGVLLPDGYLAGAYERVRAHGGLCIADEVQVGFGRMGTTFWGFEQSGVVPDIVTIAKPMGNGFPIGGVITSQRIADALSTEGQFFSSAGGSSLSCRVGIAVLDAMVDDDVQRNAREIGSRLAAGLQELAHRHPLVGPVHGTGLYLGVELVRDRESLEPADAEAAAICERMRELGVIVLTTSERSNVLKIKPPLCLDAPSADHMVAALDRVLTEGW; encoded by the coding sequence GTGAGCACCGGCGCGGGACTCGTGCGGCCCGCGATCAGCACGGCCGATGCTGCGCTGATCGCACGCCAGTGCTACGGGATCGAGGCCGTCGCCACCGAGCTCGGCAGCAATCAGGATCGGAACTTCTCGCTCACCGAGTCCGACGGCTCGCGCAGCGTGCTGCGGGTCGACAATCCCGTGTTCGACGACGACGCCCGCGATGCCCAGCACCTCGCCCTGGAGGCCTATCGAGCCGCAGGAGTCCGCGTTCCCGCCGTGCTCCCCGGCCTCGACGGTTCTCTGACGCAGCGGTGGCGCGGCTTCGCGGTGCGCCGCAGCGAATTCGCCGACGGCGAGCCGCTGGTCGACGTCGGCTATCTCGCCCCTGTCGTGCTCACCGAGTTCGGCACTCTCGCAGCGGCATCCGTGAACGCACTCGCTTCGCTGGACCATCGCGGACTCGATCGTGAGCAGATGTGGGACATGCGGGTCGCGCATGCGCAGGTCCGCGCGCTCGCGCCCTTGATCGCCGAGCCGGTGCTGCGCCGGCAGGTGCTCGAGGCCGCCGACGATGCGCATGCGGCGGTATCGCAGGTGGCGGATGACCTTCCGGTGCAGCCGATCCACGGCGATCTCACGGATGACAACGTGATGGGCGCACGTGGCGCCGATTCGCGCCTGCATCCCCGCGTGGTGCTCGATCTGGGCGACCTCGGCCTCGGATGGCGCGTCGCAGAGCTGGCCGTCTGCGCGTCGTCGATGCTCCATCACGAGCCCGATCGTCCGCTCCGTGTCCTCGACACCGTCGTCGCCTTCCATGCTGACGCGCCCCTGGAGCGGCACGAGGCGCTCGCCGTGTGGCCGCTGATCGTGCTGCGCGCCTCGCTGCTCGTGGCGAGCGGCTGGCGACAGCTGGAGATCGACGGCGACAACGACTATGCACGCGAGCGGATCGCGGGTGAGCAGGCGATCTTCGACGCGGCGACAGCGCTGCCGCTCGTCGAGGCGACCGAGCATGTACTGACGAGGCTGGGGTTCGAGGCGCAGGGATTCGTCGCACAGCCGGTCGAGGGCGAGGTCATCGGCTTCCTGCCGGATGTCAGCGGACCTCTCGCCGTCGTCGATGCCGGGATCGAATCGGAGGTGCTCGATGCCGGTCGCTGGGCCGTGCCTGATGCGGAGGAGGTGCTGACAGCGCGCGCATTCGCTGACGGCGCTCGGGTGGCGGTGATGCCCTACGGCGTGTTCCGCCTCACACGCACCGCTGTCGACTCGGCCGATGCCGCGGCGACCTGGCCCATCGAGACCGAATTGCACATCGCCCCGGGGCCTTCGTCGCGACTGCTCGCCCCGGTGGCCGGAGAGCTCTCGGTCGACGGCGATCGGGTGCGCATCGCCACGGTCGACGGGTGGGTGGTCGAGGTGCGAGCCGCCGACCTCGAGCCCGGACGCCCCGCGACGGTCGCAGCGGGGGAGAACATCGGCAAGCTCGCGGCGTCCTTCGACAGGAGGACCCTCGTGCTGGCGGTGCGCCGGGCCGACGCGCCGGATCCGCTCCCTCCCGCCGACGGAGCCCGTCTCGTATCGCCCGAGCGGGTGCCCGCCTGGTCGCGCCTCACCGCAGATCCCGCTGCGCTGCTCGGCCTCGCCTCGCAGGCCCGACGAGACGAATCGGCCGACGAGCTCACGCGTCGGGAGCGCGTGTTCGCGGAGGCTCAGGAACGCTACTACGAGCACCCGCCGCAGATCGAGCGGGGCTGGCGCCATCACCTGATCGACACGACCGGCCGCAGCTACATCGACATGGTGAACAACGTCGCGGGTCTCGGACATGGGCACCCCGCGATCGCTGCGGCCGCGGATCGCCAGCTTCGCACTCTCGCCACCAACTCGCGGTTCCTCTTCCGAGACCTGGCGGAGTACAGCGAGCGTCTGATCGCGCTCATGCCCGAGGGGAGCGCGCTCGACACGGTGCTGCTGGTGAACAGCGGCTCGGAGGCGGTCGACCTCGCGCTCCGCCTCGCGCAGGCGGCGACCGGGCGGCGCACCGTCGTCGCGCTCCGCGAGGCCTACCACGGGTGGACCATGGCGAGCGATGCCGTCACCACCAGCGCGTACGACAATCCGCATGCACTCGACTCACGTCCCGACTGGGTGCACGTGGCCGACGTCCCCAACCCGTTCCGCGGCACGCACCGCGGCGCGGGCACGGCGGAGAGATATCTGGCAGACCTGGCCGACGATCTCGACGGCCTCGCAGAGGAGGGCAGAGGCGTCGCAGCCTTCCTCTGCGAATCGGTGCTGGGCAACGCGGGAGGCGTGCTTCTGCCCGACGGGTACCTCGCGGGCGCCTATGAGCGTGTGCGCGCGCACGGTGGTCTCTGCATCGCCGATGAGGTGCAGGTGGGCTTCGGGCGGATGGGCACGACGTTCTGGGGGTTCGAGCAGTCAGGCGTCGTGCCCGACATCGTCACGATCGCCAAGCCCATGGGCAACGGGTTCCCGATCGGAGGTGTCATCACGTCTCAGCGCATCGCCGATGCGCTGAGCACCGAAGGGCAGTTCTTCTCGTCGGCCGGCGGCAGCAGTCTCAGCTGCAGGGTCGGGATCGCCGTGCTCGATGCCATGGTCGACGACGATGTCCAGCGCAACGCGCGCGAGATCGGCTCGCGCCTGGCCGCGGGGCTTCAGGAGCTGGCGCACCGGCATCCGCTCGTCGGGCCGGTGCACGGAACGGGGCTCTATCTCGGGGTCGAGCTGGTGCGCGACAGGGAATCGCTCGAGCCGGCGGATGCGGAGGCCGCCGCGATCTGCGAGAGGATGCGCGAGCTCGGAGTGATCGTCCTGACCACCTCGGAGCGCTCGAACGTGCTGAAGATCAAGCCTCCGCTGTGCCTCGACGCGCCGAGTGCCGACCATATGGTCGCCGCGCTCGATCGCGTGCTCACCGAGGGCTGGTAG
- a CDS encoding APC family permease: MATKTKPLAQGGGTLRRNLGLWAIVGLGLGYMTPTVVFDTFGMVARDTDNVVPAAYLVALVVMVFTAISYGKISSAIPSAGSAYTYVRESIHPNLGFMVGWTSLIDYVLLPMVNCLIIRSYLEALFPEIPGWIWVVLYCILVTSIIYMTMRGTSNMNMILLVFSIVVMVVFVVMVVAQLMRGEGAATIASAAPFIHDGATMSAVLMGATIVCFSFIGFDAVTMYAEEAKDPKIMPKAILLTVLLGGAIFLIAGYVTQLRFPDWNEFAPGGDMQYVEDSTLPIIGNLVGGNVLMAVLTAAGFCATLASGLASHASVSRMLLVMGRNNVLPQRAFGYINPRTHTPTFNIVLVGAISLLAIPFTLELIAAWINYGALIAFTFVNISVIAWFAVRKGRRKTPKDIVNYIVMPGIGMLLTGLLWANLHQDALVGGLTWTALGLVYLAVITKGFRKKVVAFDENQAVTGFNKVVKVPVDER; this comes from the coding sequence ATGGCCACGAAGACGAAGCCGCTTGCGCAAGGCGGCGGAACACTCAGGCGCAATCTCGGCCTCTGGGCGATCGTGGGGCTCGGACTCGGCTACATGACGCCGACGGTCGTCTTCGACACATTCGGCATGGTCGCCCGCGACACCGACAACGTGGTTCCCGCCGCCTACCTCGTCGCGCTCGTCGTGATGGTGTTCACGGCCATCAGCTACGGCAAGATCTCCAGCGCCATCCCGAGCGCCGGGTCCGCGTACACCTATGTGCGCGAGTCCATTCATCCGAATCTCGGCTTCATGGTCGGGTGGACCTCGCTCATCGACTACGTGCTGCTCCCGATGGTCAACTGCCTCATCATCCGCAGCTACCTCGAAGCGCTGTTCCCTGAGATCCCCGGCTGGATCTGGGTCGTGCTCTACTGCATCCTCGTCACGTCGATCATCTACATGACGATGCGCGGCACCTCGAACATGAACATGATCCTGCTCGTGTTCTCGATCGTCGTGATGGTCGTGTTCGTGGTCATGGTCGTGGCGCAGCTGATGCGCGGCGAGGGCGCCGCCACGATCGCGTCAGCCGCCCCGTTCATCCACGACGGCGCGACCATGAGCGCGGTGCTCATGGGAGCGACGATCGTCTGCTTCTCGTTCATCGGATTCGACGCGGTGACGATGTACGCGGAGGAGGCGAAGGATCCGAAGATCATGCCGAAGGCCATCCTGCTCACCGTGCTGCTCGGCGGTGCGATCTTCCTGATCGCCGGATACGTCACGCAGCTGCGCTTCCCGGACTGGAACGAGTTCGCGCCCGGTGGCGATATGCAGTACGTGGAGGACTCCACTCTGCCGATCATCGGCAACCTGGTCGGCGGCAATGTGCTGATGGCGGTCCTGACGGCCGCGGGGTTCTGCGCGACCCTCGCCTCGGGTCTCGCGTCGCACGCCTCCGTCTCGCGCATGCTGCTCGTGATGGGACGCAACAACGTGCTGCCGCAGAGGGCGTTCGGCTACATCAATCCGCGCACGCACACGCCGACGTTCAACATCGTGCTGGTCGGCGCGATCTCGCTGCTCGCGATCCCGTTCACCCTCGAGCTGATCGCGGCGTGGATCAACTACGGCGCGCTCATCGCGTTCACGTTCGTGAACATCTCGGTGATCGCCTGGTTCGCCGTTCGCAAGGGGCGTCGGAAGACACCGAAGGACATCGTCAACTACATCGTGATGCCGGGCATCGGCATGCTGCTCACGGGTCTGCTGTGGGCCAACCTGCATCAGGACGCGCTCGTCGGCGGGCTGACCTGGACTGCACTCGGCCTGGTCTACCTCGCCGTGATCACGAAGGGCTTCCGCAAGAAGGTGGTCGCGTTCGACGAGAACCAGGCAGTGACCGGCTTCAACAAGGTCGTCAAGGTGCCGGTCGACGAGAGATGA
- the gdhA gene encoding NADP-specific glutamate dehydrogenase has translation MTSSSSADFHPLADSVQPVFDTVLARSPHEPEFQQAVHEVLHSIAPVLERNPQFVDGGILERLVEPERQILFRVPWVDDSGRLQVNRGYRIQFSSVLGPYKGGLRFHPSVNLSIIKFLGFEQIFKNALTGQGIGGGKGGSDFDPHGRSDAEIMRFCQSFMNELYRHLGEHTDVPAGDIGVGGREIGYLFGQYRKVTNRHESGMFTGKGTGWGGAEVRTEATGYGAVFFAQEMLGVHNESLDGKRVGVSGSGNVAIYAIQKASQLGATAVTASDSSGYVIDDAGIDVDLLRQIKEVERARIVEYANRRPGARFVEGGSVWEVPVDIAVPSATQNELDLDAAEALIANGVRAVSEGANMPCLPAAVEAFQSAGVLFAPGKAANAGGVATSALEMSQNASRQRWSFDASENRLREIMADIHAAAFDAAERYDAAGDYVAGANIAGFERVAGAMLAQGVI, from the coding sequence GTGACCTCTTCGTCCTCCGCCGACTTCCACCCGCTCGCCGATTCCGTGCAGCCCGTCTTCGACACCGTGCTGGCCCGCAGCCCGCACGAACCCGAATTCCAGCAGGCCGTGCACGAGGTGCTGCACTCGATCGCCCCCGTGCTCGAGCGCAACCCGCAGTTCGTCGACGGTGGCATCCTCGAGCGCCTCGTCGAACCGGAGCGACAGATCCTCTTCCGCGTCCCCTGGGTCGACGACTCCGGGCGTCTGCAGGTGAACCGCGGCTACCGCATCCAGTTCTCCTCGGTGCTCGGCCCGTACAAGGGCGGACTCCGCTTCCACCCGTCGGTGAACCTCTCGATCATCAAGTTCCTCGGCTTCGAGCAGATCTTCAAGAACGCGCTCACCGGTCAGGGCATCGGCGGCGGCAAGGGCGGCTCCGACTTCGATCCGCACGGCCGCTCCGACGCCGAGATCATGCGCTTCTGCCAGTCGTTCATGAACGAGCTGTACCGCCACCTCGGCGAGCACACCGACGTCCCCGCCGGCGACATCGGAGTCGGCGGGCGCGAGATCGGCTATCTGTTCGGCCAGTACCGCAAGGTCACCAACCGCCACGAATCGGGCATGTTCACCGGCAAGGGCACCGGATGGGGCGGTGCCGAGGTGCGCACCGAGGCCACAGGCTACGGAGCCGTGTTCTTCGCGCAGGAGATGCTGGGAGTCCACAACGAGTCGCTCGACGGCAAGCGCGTCGGCGTCTCGGGGTCGGGCAACGTCGCGATCTACGCGATCCAGAAGGCGTCCCAGCTCGGCGCGACCGCGGTCACCGCATCCGATTCCTCGGGCTACGTGATCGACGACGCAGGCATCGACGTCGATCTGCTGCGCCAGATCAAGGAGGTCGAGCGCGCTCGCATCGTCGAGTACGCGAACCGCCGCCCCGGGGCGCGCTTCGTCGAGGGCGGGAGCGTCTGGGAGGTGCCGGTCGACATCGCCGTGCCCTCCGCCACACAGAACGAGCTCGACCTCGATGCCGCCGAGGCGCTCATCGCCAACGGCGTCCGCGCGGTCTCCGAGGGCGCCAACATGCCGTGCCTGCCTGCCGCTGTCGAAGCCTTCCAGAGCGCAGGTGTGCTGTTCGCGCCGGGCAAGGCCGCCAACGCCGGCGGAGTCGCGACCTCTGCTCTCGAGATGAGCCAGAACGCGTCGCGGCAGCGGTGGAGCTTCGATGCCAGCGAGAACAGGCTGCGCGAGATCATGGCCGACATCCATGCGGCCGCGTTCGACGCCGCCGAGCGCTACGACGCCGCGGGCGACTACGTCGCGGGCGCGAACATCGCCGGCTTCGAGCGCGTCGCCGGCGCGATGCTCGCGCAGGGTGTCATCTGA